In Thermus islandicus DSM 21543, one genomic interval encodes:
- the nuoE gene encoding NADH-quinone oxidoreductase subunit NuoE → MGFFDDKQDFLEETFAKYPPEGRRAALMPLLRRVQQEEGWIRPERIEEIAKLVGTTPTEVLGVASFYSYYQFVPTGKYHLQVCATLSCKLAGADELWDYLTETLGIGPGEVTPDGLFSVQKVECLGSCHTAPVVQVNDEPYVECVTRARLEALLEGLRAGKRLEEIPLPGKCGHHVHEVEG, encoded by the coding sequence ATGGGCTTCTTTGACGACAAGCAGGACTTCCTGGAAGAGACCTTCGCCAAGTACCCGCCGGAAGGGCGCCGGGCTGCCCTCATGCCCCTCCTCAGGCGGGTGCAGCAGGAGGAGGGCTGGATCCGGCCCGAGCGCATAGAGGAGATCGCCAAGCTCGTGGGCACCACGCCCACCGAGGTCCTGGGGGTGGCGAGCTTCTACTCCTACTACCAGTTCGTGCCCACCGGCAAGTACCACCTTCAGGTCTGCGCCACCCTGAGCTGCAAGCTCGCCGGGGCGGACGAGCTTTGGGACTACCTCACCGAGACCCTGGGAATCGGCCCCGGGGAGGTGACCCCGGACGGGCTTTTCAGCGTGCAGAAGGTGGAGTGCCTGGGGTCTTGCCACACCGCCCCCGTGGTCCAGGTGAACGACGAGCCCTACGTGGAGTGCGTGACCCGGGCGAGGCTTGAGGCCCTCCTCGAGGGCCTAAGGGCGGGCAAGCGCTTGGAGGAGATCCCGCTTCCTGGGAAGTGCGGCCACCACGTGCACGAGGTGGAGGGATGA
- a CDS encoding 2Fe-2S iron-sulfur cluster-binding protein, whose protein sequence is MVRVKVNDRVVEVPPGTSVMDAVFHAGYDVPLFCSERYLSPIGACRMCLVRIGLPKKGPDGKPVLTEQGEPEIAWQPKLAASCVTAVAEGMVVDTLSDVVREAQAGMVEFTLLNHPLDCPTCDKGGACELQDRTVEYGLYEKYYQKDPLSLPVYTRFEFTRRHEDKHHPLSPFVVLDRERCIHCKRCVRYFEEIPGDEVLDFIERGVHTFIGTMDFGLPSGFSGNITDICPVGALLDLTARFRARNWEMEETPTHCALCAVGCGITADTRSGELLRIRAREVPEVNEIWLCDAGRFGHEWADQDRLKTPLVRKGGSLVEATWEEAFLALKEGLKGARGEEVGLYLAHDATLEEGLMAFELAKALKTPHLDFQGRTAAPASLFPPATMADLLQADFALVLGDPTEEAPLLHLRLSEFVRGLTPPYRFAHGTPFADLSIKERMPRRTDKMALFAPYRASLMKWAAVHEVHAPGEEREILLALLGEREGSEAVRKAKEAWEKAARPVLILGAGVLQDAVAAERARLLAERKGAKVLAMTPAANARGLEAMGVFPGERGAAWDEPGPPYAYYGFVPPEGALKGKRFVALHLSHLHPLAARYAHVVFPAPTPYEKRGHLVNLEGRVLPLSPAPIESGEAEGALQVLALLAEALGVRPPFRLHLEAERELRGRRVPGAMGLLAFRTQALRPKAQAGRLYLRPTMWKAHQAVGKAREAAGPELWAHPETARAEALPEGARVAVETPLGRLEARVVHREDLPQGFLYLSALGPAAGLLVEGRVLVPAGGEA, encoded by the coding sequence GTGGTCAGGGTCAAGGTCAACGACCGCGTGGTGGAAGTACCCCCGGGGACCAGCGTCATGGACGCGGTCTTCCACGCGGGGTACGACGTGCCCCTCTTCTGTTCGGAGCGCTACCTCTCCCCCATCGGGGCCTGCCGCATGTGCCTGGTGAGGATCGGCCTGCCCAAGAAAGGCCCCGACGGAAAGCCCGTGCTCACCGAGCAGGGAGAGCCGGAGATCGCCTGGCAGCCCAAGCTCGCCGCAAGCTGCGTGACCGCGGTGGCAGAGGGCATGGTGGTGGACACCCTCTCGGACGTGGTGCGGGAAGCCCAGGCGGGGATGGTGGAGTTCACCCTCCTCAACCACCCCCTGGACTGCCCCACCTGCGACAAGGGCGGGGCCTGCGAGCTCCAGGACCGCACCGTGGAGTACGGGCTTTACGAGAAGTACTACCAGAAGGACCCCCTCTCCCTGCCCGTCTACACCCGCTTTGAGTTCACCCGCCGCCACGAGGACAAGCACCACCCCCTCTCCCCCTTCGTGGTCCTGGACCGGGAGCGGTGCATCCATTGCAAGCGGTGCGTCCGCTACTTTGAGGAGATCCCCGGGGACGAGGTCCTGGACTTCATTGAAAGGGGCGTGCACACCTTCATTGGCACCATGGACTTCGGCCTGCCCTCGGGCTTTTCCGGGAACATTACCGACATCTGCCCGGTGGGGGCGCTTTTGGACCTCACCGCCCGCTTCCGTGCCCGGAACTGGGAGATGGAGGAGACGCCCACCCATTGCGCCCTCTGCGCCGTGGGGTGCGGGATCACCGCGGACACCCGGAGCGGCGAGCTCCTGAGGATCCGGGCCCGGGAGGTGCCCGAGGTGAACGAGATCTGGCTGTGCGACGCAGGCCGCTTCGGGCACGAGTGGGCGGACCAGGACCGCCTCAAAACCCCCCTGGTGCGGAAGGGGGGAAGCCTCGTGGAGGCCACCTGGGAGGAGGCCTTCCTGGCCCTGAAGGAGGGGCTTAAGGGGGCGAGGGGCGAGGAGGTGGGGCTTTACCTCGCCCACGACGCCACCCTGGAGGAGGGCCTGATGGCCTTTGAGCTCGCCAAGGCCCTCAAGACCCCCCACCTGGACTTCCAGGGCCGCACCGCCGCCCCGGCGAGCCTCTTCCCGCCCGCCACCATGGCGGACCTCCTCCAGGCAGACTTCGCCCTGGTCCTCGGCGACCCCACGGAGGAGGCCCCCCTCCTCCACCTCCGCCTCTCCGAGTTCGTCCGGGGCCTCACGCCCCCCTACCGCTTCGCCCACGGCACCCCCTTCGCCGACCTCTCCATCAAGGAGAGGATGCCCCGCCGCACGGACAAGATGGCCCTCTTCGCCCCTTACCGGGCATCCCTCATGAAGTGGGCGGCCGTCCACGAGGTCCACGCCCCCGGCGAGGAGCGGGAGATCCTCCTCGCCCTCCTGGGCGAGAGGGAGGGGAGCGAGGCGGTCAGGAAGGCGAAGGAAGCCTGGGAGAAGGCGGCCCGCCCCGTCCTCATCCTGGGGGCGGGGGTGCTCCAGGATGCCGTGGCGGCCGAAAGGGCAAGGCTTCTTGCGGAGCGCAAGGGGGCCAAGGTGCTCGCCATGACCCCGGCGGCGAATGCCCGGGGCCTCGAGGCCATGGGGGTTTTTCCCGGGGAAAGGGGCGCCGCCTGGGATGAGCCGGGGCCTCCTTACGCCTACTACGGCTTCGTGCCCCCGGAAGGGGCCCTCAAGGGCAAGCGTTTCGTGGCCCTGCACCTAAGCCACCTCCACCCCCTGGCCGCCCGGTACGCCCACGTGGTCTTCCCCGCCCCCACCCCCTACGAGAAGCGGGGGCACCTGGTGAACCTGGAGGGCCGGGTTCTTCCCCTAAGCCCCGCCCCCATAGAGAGCGGGGAGGCGGAGGGGGCCTTGCAGGTCCTCGCCCTCCTCGCCGAGGCCCTGGGGGTGCGCCCCCCCTTCCGGCTCCACCTCGAGGCCGAGCGGGAGCTTAGGGGGAGGCGGGTGCCCGGGGCCATGGGCCTCCTCGCCTTCCGCACCCAGGCCCTGAGGCCCAAGGCCCAGGCGGGCCGGCTCTACCTTAGGCCCACCATGTGGAAGGCCCACCAGGCGGTGGGCAAGGCCCGGGAGGCGGCGGGCCCCGAGCTATGGGCCCACCCGGAGACGGCCAGGGCCGAGGCCCTCCCCGAGGGGGCCCGGGTGGCGGTGGAAACCCCCTTGGGCCGCCTCGAGGCCCGGGTGGTCCATCGGGAAGACCTCCCCCAGGGCTTCCTCTACCTCTCCGCCCTGGGGCCCGCCGCGGGCCTCCTGGTGGAGGGGCGGGTCCTGGTGCCCGCAGGAGGTGAGGCGTGA
- the nuoD gene encoding NADH dehydrogenase (quinone) subunit D produces MKDYLELDAPLPEEPRELRTEVMTLNVGPQHPSTHGVLRLVVTLSGEEVLEVVPHIGYLHTGFEKTMEYRTYLQNLTYTPRMDYLHSFAHDLAYALAVERLVGAVVPPRAETIRVLLNELSRLASHLVFLGTGLLDLGALTPFFYAFREREAILDLFEWVTGQRFHHNYIRIGGVKEDLPEEFVPELKKLLEVLPHRIDEYEALFAESPIFYERARGVGVIPPEVAIHLGLTGGSLRASGVNYDVRKAYPYSGYETYAFDVPLGEHGDVFDRMILRIREMRESVKIIQQALERLEPGPIRDPNPQITPPPRPLLETSMEAVIYHFKHYTEGFHPPKGEVYVPTESARGELGYYIVSDGGSMPYRVKVRAPSFVNLQSLPYACKGEQVPDMVAIIASLDPVMGDVDR; encoded by the coding sequence ATGAAGGACTACCTGGAGCTGGACGCCCCCCTCCCCGAGGAACCCAGGGAGCTCCGCACCGAGGTCATGACCCTGAACGTGGGCCCCCAGCACCCCTCCACCCACGGGGTGCTGCGCCTGGTGGTGACCCTTTCCGGGGAGGAGGTCCTGGAGGTGGTGCCCCACATCGGCTACCTCCACACCGGCTTTGAGAAGACCATGGAGTACCGCACCTACCTCCAGAACCTCACCTACACCCCCCGGATGGACTACCTCCACTCCTTCGCCCACGACCTGGCCTATGCCTTGGCGGTGGAGAGGCTGGTGGGCGCGGTGGTGCCCCCCCGGGCGGAGACCATAAGGGTCCTCCTGAACGAGCTCTCCCGCCTGGCGAGCCACCTGGTCTTCCTGGGCACAGGGCTTTTGGACCTCGGGGCCCTCACCCCCTTTTTCTACGCCTTCCGGGAGCGGGAGGCGATCCTGGACCTCTTTGAGTGGGTCACCGGCCAGCGCTTCCACCACAACTACATCCGCATCGGCGGGGTCAAGGAGGACCTCCCTGAGGAGTTCGTCCCCGAGCTCAAAAAACTCTTGGAGGTTCTCCCCCACCGGATTGACGAGTACGAGGCCCTCTTCGCCGAAAGCCCCATCTTTTACGAACGGGCCCGGGGCGTGGGGGTGATCCCCCCCGAGGTGGCCATCCACCTCGGTCTCACCGGGGGGTCTTTGCGGGCGAGCGGCGTGAACTACGACGTGCGCAAGGCCTACCCCTACTCGGGCTACGAGACCTACGCCTTTGACGTGCCCCTGGGGGAGCACGGGGACGTCTTTGACCGGATGATCCTCCGCATCCGGGAGATGCGGGAATCGGTGAAGATCATTCAGCAGGCCCTGGAGCGCCTGGAGCCCGGGCCCATCCGCGACCCCAATCCCCAGATCACCCCGCCTCCAAGGCCCCTCCTGGAGACCTCCATGGAGGCGGTCATCTACCACTTCAAGCACTACACCGAGGGCTTCCACCCCCCCAAGGGGGAGGTTTACGTGCCCACGGAGTCGGCCCGGGGGGAGCTTGGCTACTACATCGTCTCCGATGGCGGCTCCATGCCCTACCGGGTCAAGGTGCGGGCCCCGAGCTTCGTCAACCTCCAGAGCCTCCCCTACGCCTGCAAGGGGGAGCAGGTGCCGGACATGGTGGCCATCATCGCCAGCCTGGACCCCGTGATGGGGGACGTGGACCGCTAG
- the nuoL gene encoding NADH-quinone oxidoreductase subunit L, with product MALLLPILLPLLGFALLGLFGRRLQEPLPGVIASVLVLASFLVGVRLLLSGGARFEAAWLPGIPFSLLLDPLSGLMLMVVTGVGFLIHVYAIGYMHKDPGYSRFFAYFNLFIAMMLTLVLADSYPVMFIGWEGVGLASFLLIGFWYKNPQYADSARKAFLVNRIGDLGFMLGMAILWALYGTLSISELREALEGPLRNPSLLALAGLLLFLGAIGKSAQVPLMVWLPDAMAGPTPVSALIHAATMVTAGVYLVARSSFLYSVLPDVSYAIAVIGLLTAFYGALSAFGQTDIKRIVAYSTISQLGYMFLAAGVGAYWVALFHVLTHAFFKALLFLASGSVIHALGGEQDVRRMGGLWKHLPVTRWHALIGALALGGLPFLSGFFSKDAILAATLTYPFGGVGFYLGGLLVAVLTALYAMRWFVLVFLGEEKGPPPPHEAPPVMLWPNHLLALGAVLAGYLALPHPLPNLLEPFLKPALAEVEAHPLGPGAEWGLVALSAAVALLGLYLGYTFFQRKVLPAWYLAFEAWSREGFYADQVYNTLVVNPLKALSETLLYGDQGLLRGYFGLGSLVRGAGGLLARLQAGYLRVYALLFVLGVLLVLGVMRW from the coding sequence ATGGCGCTCCTTCTTCCCATCCTCCTTCCCCTTCTGGGGTTCGCCCTCCTGGGCCTCTTCGGCCGGAGGCTGCAAGAGCCCCTCCCCGGGGTTATCGCCTCGGTCCTCGTCCTGGCCTCCTTCCTGGTGGGGGTGAGGCTCCTCCTTTCGGGCGGGGCCCGCTTTGAGGCGGCGTGGCTTCCCGGGATCCCCTTCAGCCTCCTCCTGGACCCCCTCTCAGGCCTCATGCTGATGGTGGTCACCGGGGTGGGCTTCCTCATCCACGTCTATGCCATCGGCTACATGCACAAAGACCCAGGCTATAGCCGCTTCTTCGCCTACTTCAACCTCTTCATCGCCATGATGCTCACCCTGGTCCTCGCCGACAGCTACCCGGTGATGTTCATCGGCTGGGAGGGGGTGGGCCTGGCGAGCTTCCTCCTCATCGGCTTTTGGTACAAGAACCCCCAGTACGCCGACAGTGCCCGCAAGGCCTTCCTCGTGAACCGCATCGGCGACCTGGGCTTCATGCTGGGCATGGCCATCCTCTGGGCCCTCTACGGCACCCTCTCCATCAGCGAGCTCAGGGAGGCCCTGGAGGGACCCCTGAGGAACCCCAGCCTCCTCGCCCTGGCGGGCCTTCTCCTCTTTCTCGGGGCCATCGGCAAGAGCGCCCAGGTGCCCCTCATGGTCTGGCTCCCCGACGCCATGGCCGGCCCCACCCCCGTCTCCGCGCTCATCCACGCCGCTACCATGGTGACCGCTGGGGTCTACCTCGTGGCCCGGAGCTCCTTCCTCTATAGCGTCCTCCCCGATGTCTCCTACGCCATCGCCGTCATCGGCCTCCTCACCGCCTTCTACGGGGCCCTCTCCGCCTTCGGCCAGACGGACATCAAGCGGATCGTCGCCTACTCCACCATCAGCCAGCTCGGGTACATGTTCCTAGCGGCGGGGGTGGGGGCCTACTGGGTGGCCCTCTTCCACGTCCTCACCCACGCCTTCTTTAAGGCCCTCCTCTTCCTGGCCTCGGGGAGCGTGATCCACGCCCTCGGAGGGGAGCAGGACGTGCGAAGGATGGGGGGCCTCTGGAAACACCTGCCCGTCACCCGCTGGCACGCCCTCATCGGGGCCCTGGCCTTAGGTGGCCTCCCCTTCCTCTCCGGCTTCTTCTCCAAGGACGCCATCCTGGCCGCCACCCTCACCTACCCCTTCGGCGGGGTGGGGTTTTACCTGGGAGGCCTCCTGGTGGCGGTCCTCACCGCCCTGTACGCCATGCGCTGGTTCGTCCTGGTCTTTTTGGGAGAGGAAAAGGGTCCCCCCCCCCCCCACGAGGCCCCGCCGGTGATGCTCTGGCCCAACCACCTCCTGGCCTTAGGAGCGGTCCTCGCCGGCTACCTGGCCCTGCCCCACCCCCTGCCCAACCTCCTGGAACCCTTCCTAAAGCCAGCCCTAGCAGAGGTGGAGGCACACCCCCTGGGGCCCGGGGCGGAGTGGGGGCTTGTGGCCCTCTCGGCGGCCGTGGCCCTCTTGGGGCTGTACCTGGGCTACACCTTCTTCCAGCGCAAGGTCCTCCCTGCCTGGTACCTGGCCTTTGAGGCCTGGAGCCGGGAGGGATTCTATGCGGACCAGGTCTACAACACCCTGGTGGTCAACCCCTTGAAGGCCCTTTCCGAAACCCTCCTCTACGGGGACCAGGGGCTTTTGCGGGGCTACTTCGGCCTGGGGAGCCTGGTGCGGGGAGCGGGCGGCCTCCTTGCCCGGCTCCAGGCGGGCTACCTCAGGGTCTACGCCCTGCTTTTCGTCCTGGGGGTGCTTCTCGTCTTGGGGGTGATGCGGTGGTAA
- the nuoF gene encoding NADH-quinone oxidoreductase subunit NuoF produces the protein MTGPILSGLDPRFQRTLYAHVGKEGSWTLDYYLQHGGYETARRVLKEKTPEEVIEEVKRSGLRGRGGAGFPTGVKWSFMPKDGKQHYLICNADESEPGSFKDRYIMEDVPHLLLEGMILAGYAIRATVGYIYVRGEYRRAADRLEAAIGEARARGYLGTNLFGTDFSFDVHVHRGAGAYICGEETALMNSLEGLRANPRLKPPFPAQSGLWGKPTTINNVETLAAVVPILERGADWFAQMGTEQSKGMKLYQVSGPVKRPGVYELPMGTTFRELLYEWAGGPLEPIQALIPGGSSTPPLPFTEEVLDTPMSYEHLQAKGSMLGTGGVILIPERVSMVDAMWNITRFYAHESCGKCTPCREGVAGFMVELFAKIGRGEGEEKDVETLEALLPLIEGRSFCPLADAAVWPVKGSLKHFKDQYLALAREKRPVPRPTLWR, from the coding sequence ATGACCGGGCCGATTCTTTCTGGACTAGACCCCCGCTTCCAAAGGACCCTCTACGCCCACGTGGGCAAGGAAGGGTCCTGGACCCTGGACTACTATCTCCAGCACGGGGGGTACGAGACGGCGAGGAGGGTCCTCAAGGAGAAGACCCCGGAGGAGGTTATTGAGGAGGTCAAGCGCTCGGGGCTACGGGGCCGGGGCGGGGCGGGCTTCCCCACTGGGGTCAAGTGGAGCTTCATGCCCAAGGACGGAAAGCAGCACTACCTCATCTGCAACGCCGACGAGTCCGAGCCCGGGAGCTTCAAGGACCGCTACATCATGGAGGACGTCCCCCACCTCCTCCTGGAGGGGATGATCCTCGCCGGGTACGCCATAAGGGCCACGGTGGGCTACATCTACGTCCGGGGGGAGTACCGCAGGGCGGCGGACCGCCTCGAAGCGGCCATAGGGGAGGCCCGGGCGCGGGGCTACCTGGGGACAAACCTTTTCGGCACCGACTTCTCCTTTGACGTTCACGTCCACCGGGGGGCCGGGGCCTACATCTGCGGGGAGGAAACGGCCCTCATGAACTCCCTGGAGGGCCTAAGGGCCAACCCCCGCCTCAAGCCCCCCTTCCCCGCCCAGTCGGGGCTTTGGGGCAAGCCCACCACCATCAACAACGTGGAGACCCTGGCCGCGGTGGTGCCCATCCTGGAACGGGGGGCGGACTGGTTCGCCCAGATGGGCACGGAGCAGTCCAAGGGAATGAAGCTCTACCAGGTCTCCGGGCCCGTGAAGCGCCCCGGGGTGTATGAGCTGCCCATGGGCACCACCTTCCGCGAGCTCCTCTACGAGTGGGCGGGAGGGCCCCTGGAGCCCATCCAGGCCCTGATCCCTGGGGGGTCCTCCACCCCGCCCCTGCCCTTCACCGAGGAGGTCTTGGACACGCCCATGAGCTATGAGCACCTCCAGGCCAAGGGGTCCATGCTGGGGACGGGGGGCGTCATCCTCATCCCCGAGCGGGTGAGCATGGTGGACGCCATGTGGAACATCACCCGCTTCTACGCCCACGAGTCCTGCGGCAAGTGCACCCCCTGCCGGGAAGGGGTGGCGGGGTTCATGGTGGAGCTCTTCGCCAAGATCGGCCGGGGCGAGGGCGAGGAGAAGGACGTGGAGACCCTCGAGGCCCTCCTCCCCCTCATTGAGGGCCGGAGCTTCTGCCCCCTGGCGGACGCAGCGGTGTGGCCGGTGAAGGGCTCTTTGAAGCACTTCAAGGACCAGTACCTGGCCTTGGCCCGGGAGAAGAGGCCCGTGCCTAGGCCTACCCTCTGGAGGTGA
- the nuoH gene encoding NADH-quinone oxidoreductase subunit NuoH: protein MVALKALLVVVGLLTAFAFMTLVERRLLARFQVRLGPNRVGPMGLLQPLADAIKSIFKEDIVVAKADRLLFVLAPLISVVFALLAFGAIPFGPPGSFFGFSPWVLNLDLGILYLFAVSEMAIYGIFLSGWASGSKYSLLGSLRSSASLISYELGLGLALLAPVLLVGSLNLNEIVNWQKENGWLLLYAFPAFLVYLIASMAEAARTPFDLPEAEQELVGGYHTEYSSIKWALFQMAEYIHLITASALIPTLFLGGWTMPFLGVPYLWMFLKIAFFLFLFIWIRATWFRLRYDQLLRFGWGFLFPVALLWFLLTALVVALDLPRTYLLYLSALSFLALLAGLFLSPKPARKGGAA, encoded by the coding sequence ATGGTGGCCCTCAAGGCCCTTTTGGTGGTGGTGGGCCTCCTCACCGCCTTCGCCTTCATGACCCTCGTTGAGCGCAGGCTCCTCGCCCGCTTCCAGGTGCGCCTGGGCCCGAACCGGGTGGGGCCCATGGGGCTCCTCCAGCCCCTGGCCGACGCCATCAAGAGCATCTTCAAGGAGGACATCGTGGTGGCCAAGGCCGACAGGCTCCTCTTCGTCCTCGCCCCCCTCATCTCCGTGGTCTTCGCCCTCCTCGCCTTCGGGGCCATCCCCTTCGGTCCCCCGGGGAGCTTCTTCGGCTTTAGCCCCTGGGTCCTCAACCTGGACCTCGGGATCCTCTACCTCTTCGCCGTGAGCGAGATGGCCATCTACGGCATCTTCCTCTCGGGCTGGGCCTCGGGGAGCAAGTACAGCCTCTTGGGCTCCCTTCGCTCCTCAGCGAGCCTCATCTCCTACGAGCTCGGCCTCGGCCTCGCCCTCCTCGCCCCCGTCCTCCTGGTGGGGAGCCTCAACCTGAACGAGATCGTCAACTGGCAAAAGGAAAACGGCTGGCTTCTCCTCTACGCCTTCCCGGCCTTTTTGGTCTACCTCATCGCCAGCATGGCCGAGGCCGCCCGCACCCCCTTTGACCTCCCCGAGGCGGAGCAGGAGCTCGTAGGCGGGTACCACACGGAGTACAGCTCCATCAAGTGGGCCCTCTTCCAGATGGCGGAGTACATCCACCTCATCACCGCCAGCGCCCTCATCCCCACCCTCTTCCTCGGGGGCTGGACGATGCCCTTCCTGGGGGTGCCTTACCTCTGGATGTTCCTCAAGATCGCCTTCTTCCTCTTCCTCTTCATCTGGATCCGGGCCACCTGGTTCCGCCTGCGCTACGACCAGCTCCTCCGCTTCGGCTGGGGGTTCCTCTTCCCGGTGGCCCTCCTCTGGTTCCTCCTGACCGCCCTGGTGGTGGCCCTGGACCTCCCCAGGACCTACCTCCTCTACCTCTCCGCCCTGAGCTTCCTCGCCCTCCTGGCAGGGCTTTTCCTCAGCCCCAAGCCTGCGCGCAAAGGAGGTGCCGCATGA
- the nuoI gene encoding NADH-quinone oxidoreductase subunit NuoI yields MTLKALAQSLGITLKYLFSKPVTVPYPDAPVALKPRFHGRHVLTRHPNGLEKCIGCSLCAAACPAYAIYVEPAENDPENPVSAGERYAKVYEINMLRCIFCGLCEEACPTGAIVLGYDFEMADYQYSDLIYGKEDMLVDVVGTKPQRREAKRTGKPVKVGYTVPYVRPELEGFQAPTEGGKR; encoded by the coding sequence ATGACCCTGAAAGCGCTCGCCCAAAGCCTGGGGATCACCCTTAAGTACCTCTTCTCCAAGCCGGTGACCGTCCCCTACCCCGACGCCCCCGTGGCCCTCAAGCCCCGCTTCCACGGGCGGCACGTCCTCACCCGCCACCCCAACGGCCTGGAGAAGTGCATCGGCTGCTCCCTCTGCGCCGCCGCCTGCCCCGCCTACGCCATCTACGTGGAGCCGGCGGAGAACGATCCGGAGAACCCGGTCTCGGCGGGGGAGCGGTACGCCAAGGTCTACGAGATCAACATGCTCCGGTGCATCTTCTGCGGCCTCTGCGAGGAGGCCTGCCCCACGGGGGCCATCGTGTTGGGGTACGACTTTGAGATGGCGGACTACCAGTACTCCGACCTCATCTACGGCAAGGAGGACATGCTGGTGGACGTGGTGGGCACCAAGCCCCAGCGCCGCGAGGCCAAGAGGACCGGAAAGCCCGTGAAGGTAGGCTACACGGTGCCCTACGTGCGCCCCGAGCTGGAGGGCTTCCAGGCGCCCACAGAAGGGGGGAAGCGATGA
- a CDS encoding NADH-quinone oxidoreductase subunit C, whose translation MRLERVLEEARAKGYPVEDNGLGNLWVVLPRERLKEEMARYKEMGFNYLADIVGIDYLEYPDPRPERFAVVYELVSLPGWKDGDGSRFFARTFVPEGDPRLPTVTDLWGSANFLEREVYDLFGIVFEGHPDLRKILTPEDLEGHPLRKDFPLGETPTLFREGRYILPSEFRASLTGKDTGLTFYRGGSRKGYRALWADLAKAKEVK comes from the coding sequence ATGCGGCTGGAGCGCGTCCTGGAAGAGGCCCGGGCCAAGGGGTACCCCGTTGAGGACAACGGCCTCGGCAACCTCTGGGTGGTCCTGCCGAGGGAGCGCCTCAAGGAGGAGATGGCCCGGTACAAGGAGATGGGCTTCAACTACCTGGCGGACATCGTGGGCATAGACTACCTGGAGTACCCCGACCCCCGCCCCGAGCGCTTCGCCGTGGTCTACGAGCTGGTCTCCCTCCCGGGCTGGAAGGACGGGGACGGGAGCCGCTTCTTTGCCAGGACCTTCGTGCCCGAGGGGGACCCCAGGCTCCCCACGGTGACCGACCTTTGGGGGAGCGCCAATTTCCTGGAGCGGGAGGTCTACGACCTCTTCGGCATCGTCTTTGAGGGCCACCCGGACCTCCGGAAGATCCTCACCCCGGAGGACCTCGAGGGCCACCCCTTGCGCAAGGACTTCCCCCTGGGCGAAACCCCCACCCTCTTCCGGGAGGGGCGGTACATCCTCCCCAGCGAGTTCCGCGCGAGCCTGACGGGGAAGGACACCGGCCTCACCTTCTACCGGGGAGGGAGCCGTAAGGGCTACCGCGCCCTGTGGGCGGACCTGGCCAAGGCCAAGGAGGTCAAATGA
- the nuoK gene encoding NADH-quinone oxidoreductase subunit NuoK, producing the protein MSFLWASALLFALGVYGVLTRRTAILVFLSIELMLNAANLSLVGFARAHGLEGQVAALMVIAIAAAEVAVGLGLIVAIFRHRESTAVDDLSELRG; encoded by the coding sequence GTGAGCTTCCTCTGGGCCTCCGCCCTCCTCTTCGCCCTCGGGGTCTACGGGGTCCTGACCCGGAGGACCGCCATCCTGGTCTTCCTTTCCATAGAACTTATGCTCAACGCCGCCAACCTCTCCCTGGTGGGCTTCGCCCGGGCCCATGGCCTCGAGGGCCAGGTGGCCGCCCTCATGGTGATCGCCATCGCCGCCGCCGAGGTGGCCGTGGGCCTCGGCCTCATCGTGGCCATCTTCCGCCACCGGGAGAGCACCGCCGTGGACGATCTCTCGGAGCTTAGGGGGTAA
- a CDS encoding NADH-quinone oxidoreductase subunit J family protein yields the protein MSLWEGLAVALLLLSGALVVTLRNAIHAALALILNFLVLAGVYVALDARFLGFIQIIVYAGAIVVLFLFVIMLLFAAQGEVGFDPLVRSRPLAALLALGVAGALLSGLGGLKLALGKDLQGGLPQALGPLLYGDWLLVLLAVGFLLMAATVVAVALVQPSRPLDALRPEERAKEVAR from the coding sequence ATGAGCCTCTGGGAAGGCCTAGCCGTGGCCCTTCTCCTCCTGAGCGGGGCCCTGGTGGTGACCCTTCGGAACGCCATCCACGCCGCTTTGGCCCTGATCCTCAACTTCCTCGTCCTGGCCGGGGTGTACGTGGCGCTGGATGCCCGCTTTTTGGGCTTTATCCAGATCATTGTCTACGCGGGGGCCATCGTGGTCCTCTTCCTCTTCGTGATCATGCTCCTCTTCGCCGCCCAGGGGGAGGTGGGCTTTGACCCCCTGGTGCGCTCCAGGCCCCTCGCCGCCCTCCTCGCCCTGGGGGTGGCGGGAGCGCTCCTCTCGGGGCTCGGGGGCCTGAAGCTGGCCTTGGGCAAGGACCTCCAGGGGGGGCTGCCGCAAGCCCTGGGGCCCCTCCTCTACGGGGACTGGCTCCTGGTCCTCCTCGCGGTGGGCTTCCTCCTGATGGCGGCCACGGTGGTGGCCGTGGCCCTGGTCCAGCCCAGCCGGCCCTTGGATGCCCTGAGGCCTGAGGAGAGGGCGAAGGAGGTGGCGCGGTGA